The genomic DNA CCCTCGCGCGCGAGTTCCTGGGCGACTGGGTTCGGTGACTCCGTCATCCTCGGCCCCAGGGCCTCCGGGAGCAGTTCGTCGGTGAGCAGGAATGATGCATCCACCAGGTCCGAGAGGGAGTTGCGGAAGCGCCGGGCGTCCGAGCTGCCTGGCTCGTCGCGGGTGGGCTCCGGGGTGGCGGCCCGGAGCCGCTCGAGGTGGGTGTGCATCATCCGCGAGGCCGCGGGTGCACGGTGGCGGATGGCGATTCGTGCCGCCACCAGGGCGCTATGCACCTCGCCGCGCACCTCGGGGGACAGCGCGCCCGTCTCGATGATCTGCCGGACCGCGCCCAGCACCCGGTTGGCCGCCAGTTCCACTTCGAAGAGCCTCTGCCTTAGGGGGATCTGATCGCTCGGGAGCAGATCCTCCACCGCGAGGGCCGCGTCACTCAGCCGGTCGGCCTGAAGGGACAGCCGGCGGACCAGCGCGGGCGTCAACCGAGGTTGCCCGGACACCTCCGCGAGTTCCCACAACACCACGTCGAGTGTCTTTCGGAAGGCGCGCAGGAGACGCCGCAGATTCCGCTCCGGCCGGTCCGGGATGAGGACGAAGCGCACCGCGTACGCGATTCCCACGGCGACGACCATGGCCCCGGCGAGCGCGGGCACCTGCGCCAGCTTCGCGCGGAAGAACAGGGCGTTGAAGAAGGAGAAGAAGCCGATCATCCCGAGCGCCAGGCCTCGGGGCCCGAAGCGCCGCACGAACGTGGTGATGAAGATGGTGACCGCGAAGGCCACCGCGCCGAGCAGGGGAATCTGGGCGGCGAGCGTGCCGAGGACGGCGGCCAGGACGGCGGGAAACACCAGGAGGGCCGTCGTGACGCGTTGAGCCCGGGGCTCGGTGTCGGTGGCGAGCTGGGAACCCATCATCGCCACCATCGTCCCCACGAGGGTGACGGTGGGGGGCTCCCCCAGCAGGCGGGCGAGCCAGGACAGGACGAGTACCGCCAGGCCCGCGCCCAGGGCGGCCCGCAGCCCCTTGCGCAACCGGCCCAGGTCGGGGTCGGAAATCAGGAAGACGTCCCAGAGATGCCTCACGTTGTGCAAATCCACCCTCCCCGGAGAGGTTGAGGATGGGAGAGCGTTCATGCGGGCCCGTCCGCCCGGTTGCCTGGCTTCCAGAGAGGCTTCCCGCGTCAGGACGGGTCAGGGCTCGAAGCGCATGAGGGCGCGCATCTGCCGGAGGTTGGCGCTCGGGGGCACGAGCCGGGCGGCCGTGTCGCGCAGGAAGCGGCCCGCGGCGTTCTCCAGTTGGGCGACCCGCCCCAGTTGGAAGGACTGGTTCACGATGGAGTTGGCGCGGCGGAGCCGGCGCTGCTCGTAGGCGGCGAGCGCGCTGGGCAGGTCCGCTTCCCGCGCCAGACAGCGGGCGAGCACCACGGCGTCCTCGATGGCCTGGCAGCCCCCCTGGCCCATGTTGGGAGTCATCGGATGGGCGGCGTCCCCCAGGAGCGTCACCCGTCCCTGGCTCCAGCGGGTCAGGGGTTTCCGGTCGAAGATGTCCGTGCGGAAGAGCTGTTCCTCGGGCGTGGACTCGAGCAGGGGGGCGATGGGGGCGTGCCAGCGGCCGAAGAGCTCGAGCAGGGCGGCGCGGCTCCGGCCGGGTTCGTCCTTGCCTCCGGCGGGCGCGTTGCGCGTGGCGTACCAATAGATTTCACCCTGGCCGACGGGGACGATGCCGAAGCGGGCTCCGGGCCCCCAGGTCTCCGTGGCGGCGCGTGGCTCGGCCCGAGGCAGCTCCGTCGTGATGCCCCGCCAGCTCGTATAGCCCGAGTACCGGGTCTCATCCGCCCAGAGCGTCCGGCGCACCACCGAGTGCAATCCATCCGCGCCCACCAGCACGTCTCCGGTGGCGCTCGTTCCATCCGAGAGCGTCACCGTCACCCGCGAGCCCTCGTCGTGGAAGCCCGTCACCGCGCACCCCGTGCGCACCTGGGCGGGTGCGAGTTCGCCGAGCAGCACCTGCTGCAACCGGGAGCGGCGGATGGCGATGGCGGGGATTCCCAGCTCGCGCTCCATCTGTTCGACGGGCAGGCGGTTGATGATCCGTCCGGCCGGGTCGAGCGTGGAGAGCGAGGCCAGGGGCACTCCCTCCCGGGCCACCGCGTCGGCGAGCCCGATCGCGCGCAGGGCGAGCATGGCGTTCATCTGCACGGTGATGCCGGCTCCCACGGGGCGCAGGACCTCGGCGCGCTCGAGGACCGTGGAACCGATGCCGGCCACACGAAGGGCGTGGGCCAGGGTGAGGCCGCCGATGCCACCTCCCGCGATGAGCACATGGCGGGAGGCCTGCGGAGAGGAGGACGCGGTCATGACGGGTAGCTCCTGGGGGTCACCCCGTGGAGGGGCGGAGGATCAGGGTTTCCAGCCGGTCCAGGGCCTTGTCCAACACGTCCTGGGACGGGCCGAAGGACAGCCGCACATAGTTGCGGAAGCGCGAGGGGCGGGCGCGGCGCTTGCCGGGGTTCACGTCGAAGAATTCCCCGGGCACGGTGATGATCCGTTGATCGAGCGCGGCGCGGAAGAAGCCCATGCCCTCGTTGAGGGGCGCGGGCAGTCCCGCCACGTTGCCCCAGATGTAGAAGGTGCCATCGGGGGGACGGTCCGTGCGGATGCCCAGCCGCTCCAGCCGCGAGTGGATGCGGTCGCGCTTGTCGCGGAAGTGGCGGTGGATGGCGAGCGTCTCCTTCACCACGAGCTGCTCCTCCAGCAGGGGCATGGCGGCGCGCTGCAGGGGACGGCTGCCACCGCCGTCGAGGAAGCTGCCCGCGCTGGAGACCGCCTCGATGACCTGGCGGGGCCCCACGGTCCACGTCATGCGCCAGCCCGGGTAGCGCCAGTTCTTGGTGAGGCCGTCGAAGAGGACCACGGGATCCTTGTTGACGTCCTCCACGTAGCGGGCGGCGCTTTCCACGGGGAGCTGGTTGGGGCGGCCCGTCCAAACGTAGTGCGAATAGAACTCGTCGATGAGGAGGGTGCACTCCAACTCCCGGGCGACGGACACCCAGCGCGCCAGCTCATCGCCCTGGACGAGCTTGCCGGTGGGGTTGCAGGGGTTGGAGAAGAGGAGGGCGGAGAGGCCACGGCCCTGCACCTCACGGCGCAGATCCTCGTGGGTGAAGGCATAGCCGCGCTCGCCCTCGAGGAGGATGGGGATGGAGGTGAAGGCCTTGAAGACGTCCAGCAACTCCTCGTAGGCGGTGTAGTCCGGCAGGAAGTGGCCCAGGTTGACCATGCCAAGACTGGCGGCGGCGCGGGTGAGGGCGGTGCGGCCGCCACCGGAGAGCGAGACGTTCTCGGCGCTGTACTGGCTGGGCATGCCCCTCCGGTAGAGCCGGTTGTAGAGGGACGCGATGGCCTCGCGCACCTCCCAAAGGCCGGCCACGGGGGCGTACTCCAGGTCATTCATGTCCACGGGGACGGTGCCCACGCGGGGCGGAGCGCCGGGAAGCTCACCAATCTCGGGCTGGCCCTGGCCCAGGTTGCACCATTCGGGGTCGCTCGGGCGGTAGCCTCGGCGCATGGCCTCGGTGGTGACGTAGATGACGCCCGTGCGCGGCACGGTGCGGAACGCGGGAATCGATGAAAGATCGTCGCTCACGTCCCCACGCTAGCGGAGGACGGTGGGGACTTTCATCCGCCGAAATCACCCGAGGGGCTTGGAGAGGCTGCTAGGCTCGCCGTAGCTTTGGACCTTGAGGAAAAACATGGTCGGGATTCGTCGCTGGAGCTTGTGGTTGGGACCGGCGGTCGTCCTTTGGAGTTGCTCGGCTTCTAGAGAAGACTTGAGCGTTGGTTCGCAATGGAGACCCACACGGATTTTCGATCAGCGTTCCGGGCGTATCTTCGATCGTGAACTGTTGATGCTATATCGGGAGAGAACCGGAGAATGTCGTGCTTACGGATATAACAGCGCGACGCGTGTTGTGTCGGCACTGCGTGACAGTCAATGGATCCCCATTGGTCTGGTCTATTCCGATGACGGAGACATTCGCCTGTTCGATGGTCAGGATTGGCTGCCTTGAGGATTTTCCACCGCGTCTGGTGAAATACCATGAAAAGCCTTGTTTCGCTGTTTCTGTGCTGGGCCGTGCTGCTTCCGGGCTGCTCCTTGCTCCATCGTTTTGGGTATTACAGACACGAGAAGGCGCAATGGGCGTCCCCGGACGAGGCGGAGAAGGTGCGGTTTCCCGCTTCTTTCGAAAATGGAACCCGGCTATTGCCCAGTGTCTCTCTCGTTGGGACACTTTCGATATGTCGATCCTCCAGGCAGGGGAGGACCTTTTCTTCGTGAGTTTCCTTCCCCATCTGTCCCGGTGTGGCATTGACGCCATCGTGATGGATGCGGGTGCGACCTATGCGATTGATGGGAAGGGAAGGATCCTCGACGTGAGATGAGTTCGCCGGGTGGAGTGGCTGCCGTCAGTTGCGCACGAGTTCGGACAGGATCTCCTGCGAGAGGTCTGGGGAGGCTGCTAGGCTCGTCACCAGCTCTGTTGCCCAAGGAAAAACATGGTCGGGATTCGTCGCTAGGTAGGAAGTACTGTGAGGCACCCAGATCCATCAAGGACGACTCGCACCGAGATGCCATCGTCCTGGGTGGCGCGCACTCGCATCCACATAGCCGCAAGTTCTCAAGCGAGGATGTGAGTGAATCCAGGCATTGGCGCCCTACGCGGTTCGTCGATGGGAGTACCGGCCGTGTCTGGGATCGCTCCCTCCTTTTGTTTTTCCGAGAGGCGAGCGGTACATGTGGGTCTTGTCTCTATGACAATACGTCGAGGATGGTGATGGCCCTGCGGAGTGGGCAGTGGGTTGCCATCGGTAGAGCAAGTGGGTTTTATGGTGAGATTGATATGATTGAGGGCCAGGATTGGCTTCCATGATGGGCTGGTGCACGATGAGCCGGGTGTTTCTTGTCATGATTCCATGTACCGTCCTCATGGCGGGCTGTGGGTTCCTGGGTATCTACAGACATCAAAAGGCGGAATGGGCTCCTCCAGAGGAGTCGGCACGGGTTGATTTCCCAAATTCCTTTGAACAAGGAACCCATTTGAGTGGTCCCAGAATGGCGGCGGTCAAGATCGCCATGGATGACTTCATGCCACCCGGGACTCGTGTGAAGGGAGACAACGAACAATTGGCTCAATGCCTCTCTCGCTGGGATACGTATGATGTCTCCGTCTTGCAGCCCAGCGAGGAACTCTTCTTTATTCGCTTTTTTCCTGTCACATCCCGATGTGGTCTCGATGTGATGGTTCTCGATGCTGGCGCTGTCTATGCCGTGGATTCGAAGGGCCGCATCCTCGCGGTGCAGTAGGGCGGATTCATCGCACGAGTCCAGACAGGATCTCCTGCCAGTGGGAGTAGAGGGAGAAGTGCCCGCCCCCCTGGAGGAAGTGCGGCACCGTGTGGGGGATGCGCGAGTGCAGGTAGCGTCCCATCTGGACCGGCACGATGGAGTCTCCCTCCCAGTACCAGAGGTGCACCGGCACCCGGATGTCCTCGAGCGGAAAGCCCCAGGGGGAAGTGAGCAGCCGGGCCTCCTGGATCATCCCGCGCACGCCCTGACGAGTGGCCTCACCGCGGAAGCCCTTCACCTGGTTGCCAATGGCGGGCACCGACAGCACGGCCCGGTCATCCGCCGAGCACTCCCGAAGCAGCGCCTCCAGGGCCCGCTCGGGCTTGCTCCGCACGGACTGGTCATGCAGTTTCATCACGGGCATGAGCATCCAGCCCGGCCACATGGCCATGCTGTAGGCGGCGCGGTAGTCGCGGTTGACTCCCTCCATGGCGCCACTCCGGTTGAAGGGCGCCGAGCCCGAGATGATCGCCGCGCGCGTGACCCTCTCCCCCAGGCGGTACGCGCAGGCCGCCACGTAGGGGCCTCCCGCGGACACCCCCATGACGGCGAAGCGGCCCAGTCCCAGGGTATCGGCCAACTGCTCGATGTCCGCCGGCATGTCCAGCAGCGTGCGGCCCTTCTTGTAGTCCGACAACCCATAGCCCGGCCGGTCCGGGGTGATGAGCCGCACGCCCAGCCGCTCCGTGAGCGCGTCATCCGGGTGGCGCATGTAGCGCGAGCCCGGATTGCCGTGCAGGAAGAAGACCGGAGCGCCCTTCGGGTCTCCGGCCTCGATATAGGCGAGCTTGCGGCCATCGCGCAGCCGCGCCACCCCTTCCCGGAACAACTCCGTCATTCTCCCTCCCACGGCAGTGAGCGCCGCTCCACCCACGCGGAGATGCGCGGCCAGACCTTGACCGGCGATTTGCTGGAAGCCGACAAGCCAATGTGTCCCACGGGAAAACGCATCGTCTCGCAGTCCTTCGAGCCCACCAGCTCCGGCAGGGGCTCGCTCATGGCCGGCGGCGCGATGTTGTCGTTCTCCGCGATGATGTTGAGCACGGGGCACTCGACTCGGCCCAGGTCCACCCGCTCTCCGCCCACCTCCATCCGGCTCTGGCGGAAGAGGTTCCGCTGATAGCAGTCGCGCATGTACTGGCGATAGACCTCTCCGGGAAAGGGCACGGCGTCGGCGCCCCAGCGCTCCAGGGCGAGGAAGGTGGTGACGAAGCCGGGATCGTCGATCTGCCGGAACACCTCCAGCCACTTGGTGAAGCGCTGGACGGGACCCGCCATGAAGAAACCACTCTCCAGCACGTACGGCGGCACGTTGCCGTAGGCGTCCACGAGCGAGTCCACGTCGAAGTGCCGGGGCTGGGTCCACAGCGAGTAGACGCCGCCGTGGCTGAAGTCCACGGGCGTCGCCTGGAGGACGAGGTTGCGCACGCCCTCGGGGTGGAGCGCGGTGTAGGCCAGGGCCATGGTGCCGCCCATGCAGTAGCCATAGAGCGTCACGTCGTCGCTGCCGCTCACCCGCTGCGTCCAGCGCAGGGCGGTTCTCAGGTGCCCCCCGAGCAGCTCGCTCCAGGTGAGGCTCTGTTCGTCGGGCCCCGCGAAGCCCCAATCGATGGCGTAGACGTCGTACCCCTGCCCGGTGAGGTATTCGATGAGGCTGCGGCCAGGCAGGAAGTCGAGGATGTACCAGCGGTTGATGAGCGAGTAGACGAAGAGGATGGGCGTGCGGTGACGGCGCCGGGGCGAGGCGTAGCGCAGGAGGCGCATGCGTCCGCGCGTGTACACCACCGAGTGGGGGGTGGGGCTGATGGGCGGCTCGCGCAGGCCGGTGGCCTTCTCGATGAGCGGCTTGAGGTAGGGGTAGGGGTTGATGGAGCGGTCCTGCAGCGCCCGCGCGATCGAGCGCGAGACGTCGACCTGGGACGAGACGAACGAGCGGATGCGCTCGAGGGTTTGAACGGGCCGGTTCACCATGGACGCGAGAGCCTATCGGGAGGAGGAGGAGGCGCGGCGGCGGCGCGCGGGACGAGTGGGCGTGGGCTCCGCGGCGGGGGGCGGCTCCTGGCGCTCCAGGAGTTCGACCACGTGCTCGAGCTGCGAGCCCAGCGCCTCGACCTGATCTCCCATCCGCCGCAACTGGTCTCTCAGTCCATCGACCTCGGAGGCGGTGGGCACGCGCAGCGAGCGCAACGTCTTCTCCATCATCGACGTGCGGCGCACCTGGAGGGTGAGACCCCGGCGCATGAGCCCGCCGCTGAGCCGCAGGAAGGTGGGACTCTCGGCGAGGCGCGAGGCCACCCGGGTCAGTCCCCGTTCGGCCTTCGTGAACACCTTGCCCGAGCGGGTTTCTGGATGGGTGAGTCGTCCCACCGTCTTCAGGGCACGGGCGAGCAGACCGGGAGCGGGGCGGGAGTCCGGGGCGGGCATGTGGCGGAATCTATCCTGGACTGGGCCGTCGATTTCGAGCTTTCCGCCGGGCATGCTCCGGACATGTCTGCGTCCGGCCGGATCCTGTACCAATTCCCCATCTCCCATTTCAGCGAGAAGTCCCGCTGGAACCTCGACGCCAAGGGCATCTCCTACCGCGTCCACAACCTCATTCCCGGGCTCCATCTGCTGGTGACGAAGCGGTTGACCAAGGGGGTGAGTGGCACGGTGCCGATCCTGGTGGATGAGGAGCAGGTCATTCATGACTCCACCGACATCGCCCTGTACCTGGAGCGTGCCTATCCGGCCACGCCCGCGCTGATTCCCTCCACGGCGGCCGAGCGCGAGCGCGTCCTCGAGTTGGAGGATTACTTCGACACGATCGTGGGCAAGAACGTGCGGCGCTGGGTGTACGCGCAGCTCTTCGATGGAAACGTGGATGTCCGGCCGCTCATGTTCGGCGCGCTCTCCCCGCCGGTGCGGCTGCTCGGGCATGCGATGTACCCCCTCATCCGGCGCACCATCCGGCGCCAGTACATCCAGACGCCCGCCAAGGTGGAGGCGTCGCGGGTGAAGTTGATGGAGGGCATCGAGCGGTTGGAGGGGGAGATTCAAGGCGACCCGTCGCGCTATCTGGTGGGCTCCTCCCTGTCGATCGCGGACATCACCGCCGCCGCGCTCTACGCGCCGATGATGATGCCCGAGGCTTCTCCGTACGCGCTCCAGCCCGGA from Melittangium boletus DSM 14713 includes the following:
- a CDS encoding FAD-dependent monooxygenase, translated to MTASSSPQASRHVLIAGGGIGGLTLAHALRVAGIGSTVLERAEVLRPVGAGITVQMNAMLALRAIGLADAVAREGVPLASLSTLDPAGRIINRLPVEQMERELGIPAIAIRRSRLQQVLLGELAPAQVRTGCAVTGFHDEGSRVTVTLSDGTSATGDVLVGADGLHSVVRRTLWADETRYSGYTSWRGITTELPRAEPRAATETWGPGARFGIVPVGQGEIYWYATRNAPAGGKDEPGRSRAALLELFGRWHAPIAPLLESTPEEQLFRTDIFDRKPLTRWSQGRVTLLGDAAHPMTPNMGQGGCQAIEDAVVLARCLAREADLPSALAAYEQRRLRRANSIVNQSFQLGRVAQLENAAGRFLRDTAARLVPPSANLRQMRALMRFEP
- a CDS encoding PHA/PHB synthase family protein, which encodes MVNRPVQTLERIRSFVSSQVDVSRSIARALQDRSINPYPYLKPLIEKATGLREPPISPTPHSVVYTRGRMRLLRYASPRRRHRTPILFVYSLINRWYILDFLPGRSLIEYLTGQGYDVYAIDWGFAGPDEQSLTWSELLGGHLRTALRWTQRVSGSDDVTLYGYCMGGTMALAYTALHPEGVRNLVLQATPVDFSHGGVYSLWTQPRHFDVDSLVDAYGNVPPYVLESGFFMAGPVQRFTKWLEVFRQIDDPGFVTTFLALERWGADAVPFPGEVYRQYMRDCYQRNLFRQSRMEVGGERVDLGRVECPVLNIIAENDNIAPPAMSEPLPELVGSKDCETMRFPVGHIGLSASSKSPVKVWPRISAWVERRSLPWEGE
- a CDS encoding pyridoxal phosphate-dependent aminotransferase codes for the protein MSDDLSSIPAFRTVPRTGVIYVTTEAMRRGYRPSDPEWCNLGQGQPEIGELPGAPPRVGTVPVDMNDLEYAPVAGLWEVREAIASLYNRLYRRGMPSQYSAENVSLSGGGRTALTRAAASLGMVNLGHFLPDYTAYEELLDVFKAFTSIPILLEGERGYAFTHEDLRREVQGRGLSALLFSNPCNPTGKLVQGDELARWVSVARELECTLLIDEFYSHYVWTGRPNQLPVESAARYVEDVNKDPVVLFDGLTKNWRYPGWRMTWTVGPRQVIEAVSSAGSFLDGGGSRPLQRAAMPLLEEQLVVKETLAIHRHFRDKRDRIHSRLERLGIRTDRPPDGTFYIWGNVAGLPAPLNEGMGFFRAALDQRIITVPGEFFDVNPGKRRARPSRFRNYVRLSFGPSQDVLDKALDRLETLILRPSTG
- a CDS encoding glutathione S-transferase family protein; this encodes MSASGRILYQFPISHFSEKSRWNLDAKGISYRVHNLIPGLHLLVTKRLTKGVSGTVPILVDEEQVIHDSTDIALYLERAYPATPALIPSTAAERERVLELEDYFDTIVGKNVRRWVYAQLFDGNVDVRPLMFGALSPPVRLLGHAMYPLIRRTIRRQYIQTPAKVEASRVKLMEGIERLEGEIQGDPSRYLVGSSLSIADITAAALYAPMMMPEASPYALQPGQAVPPALAEMRARLLARPAGQWFLRRYQEDRRRLAHGFTTGTETESG
- a CDS encoding alpha/beta fold hydrolase; this encodes MTELFREGVARLRDGRKLAYIEAGDPKGAPVFFLHGNPGSRYMRHPDDALTERLGVRLITPDRPGYGLSDYKKGRTLLDMPADIEQLADTLGLGRFAVMGVSAGGPYVAACAYRLGERVTRAAIISGSAPFNRSGAMEGVNRDYRAAYSMAMWPGWMLMPVMKLHDQSVRSKPERALEALLRECSADDRAVLSVPAIGNQVKGFRGEATRQGVRGMIQEARLLTSPWGFPLEDIRVPVHLWYWEGDSIVPVQMGRYLHSRIPHTVPHFLQGGGHFSLYSHWQEILSGLVR
- a CDS encoding FUSC family protein, with amino-acid sequence MRHLWDVFLISDPDLGRLRKGLRAALGAGLAVLVLSWLARLLGEPPTVTLVGTMVAMMGSQLATDTEPRAQRVTTALLVFPAVLAAVLGTLAAQIPLLGAVAFAVTIFITTFVRRFGPRGLALGMIGFFSFFNALFFRAKLAQVPALAGAMVVAVGIAYAVRFVLIPDRPERNLRRLLRAFRKTLDVVLWELAEVSGQPRLTPALVRRLSLQADRLSDAALAVEDLLPSDQIPLRQRLFEVELAANRVLGAVRQIIETGALSPEVRGEVHSALVAARIAIRHRAPAASRMMHTHLERLRAATPEPTRDEPGSSDARRFRNSLSDLVDASFLLTDELLPEALGPRMTESPNPVAQELAREGLHPSTRQALQVTVASVLAMAAGYAVSAERWYWAVITAFVIFTRTRSSGDTVQRAWARVLGTVLGVVAGLFLARLVTGHDGLEIASIFVCVFLGFYLIQVSYAWMVFWFTTLLSVLYGLLGRLSPGLLYLRIEETLIGAGIGVTIALFLMPERTTAHVQKVARQVLDAAGDYLEEAVVNRTRETDQARLLDSARVLDARLRELRTAARPLLAGKLGRFSPRAVRTVHAVSELVLSVRHLEMGRGLLGLNGTSRELLREAGLQLAHNTRALADSIGAEEVPPVEPASALLDKAQRSLVGEETLRRGPASPPILLHWLTRVDEALALLAQSLRAPTRLYFPWRP